From the genome of Candidatus Baltobacteraceae bacterium, one region includes:
- a CDS encoding type III pantothenate kinase, protein MLLVIDVGNTETKLGCFNDGAQTLVHHWRVTTESRRTADEYGVFFTQLFATAGVRSREIDAVAIASVVPRLDHTLVDVCEKFFSLTPRMLEAQRQRLIAVKTDRPEEVGADLIATAIGGRERHGVPLILVSYGTATVFMAISAQADYLGVAIAPGINISIDALIGRTAKLPQIALDAPAHTIGRNTIEALQSGIIYGFVGQTEAIVARIRAEMGVEAAVVATGGLAEVVAKHTTIFNAVDPHLSLYGLRAFARD, encoded by the coding sequence ATGTTACTGGTAATCGACGTCGGCAATACGGAGACGAAACTCGGTTGCTTCAACGACGGCGCCCAAACGCTGGTCCATCATTGGCGGGTCACGACCGAATCGCGACGGACGGCCGACGAGTACGGTGTGTTCTTCACTCAGCTCTTCGCTACCGCGGGCGTGCGCTCGCGCGAAATCGACGCGGTCGCGATTGCGAGCGTGGTGCCGCGGCTGGATCATACGCTCGTCGACGTCTGCGAGAAGTTCTTTTCGCTGACGCCGCGCATGCTCGAGGCGCAGCGCCAGCGGCTCATCGCGGTGAAGACCGATCGCCCCGAAGAGGTCGGCGCGGACCTGATCGCCACTGCGATCGGCGGACGCGAGCGCCACGGCGTTCCGTTGATTTTGGTGAGCTACGGCACCGCGACCGTGTTCATGGCGATTTCGGCGCAAGCCGATTACCTCGGCGTAGCGATCGCGCCGGGAATCAACATCTCGATCGACGCGCTGATCGGCCGCACCGCCAAGTTGCCGCAGATCGCGCTCGATGCTCCGGCGCATACGATCGGACGCAACACGATCGAAGCGCTGCAGTCCGGTATCATCTATGGTTTCGTCGGGCAAACCGAAGCGATCGTCGCGCGCATCCGAGCCGAAATGGGTGTGGAGGCCGCGGTTGTCGCTACCGGCGGATTGGCCGAAGTCGTGGCCAAGCACACGACGATCTTCAACGCCGTTGACCCGCATTTGAGTTTGTACGGTTTGCGTGCATTCGCACGAGACTGA
- the coaBC gene encoding bifunctional phosphopantothenoylcysteine decarboxylase/phosphopantothenate--cysteine ligase CoaBC: protein MNDARILIGVCGGIAAYKVAALTSTLVQRGAAVDVVMTPEAERFVGPLTFSSLTARPVYTSLWDAPERIPHIRLVREAQVMLIAPATANVIAKVAHGIADDLVTAAALAARIPIVIAPAMNAAMYEDAATQTNLRALRERGYEFVDPERGFLAERESGIGRLASEESLLEALTRVLRRTQSLAGVRVLVTAGPTREAFDPIRFVSNASTGSTGIAIAREAAARGADVALLLGPTLLEPPPGVSTYRFNTAQELLDLALEHGARVDLVVASAAVSDWRPQTRADSKLKKTDDDLTVRLVRNPDVLAAIAQRNDEAFFVGFAAETDEHETNARAKLEGKGLDAIVVNDVRGERGFGTGENTLTLLWKDGRKELGTANKAELAMRLLDAIEALRR, encoded by the coding sequence ATGAACGACGCGCGCATATTGATCGGCGTGTGCGGCGGAATAGCCGCCTACAAAGTCGCGGCGCTGACCAGCACGCTGGTGCAGCGCGGCGCGGCCGTCGACGTCGTGATGACGCCCGAAGCGGAGCGGTTCGTCGGTCCCCTTACGTTCTCGTCGCTTACCGCGCGCCCGGTCTACACGTCGCTATGGGACGCGCCCGAGCGCATTCCGCACATCCGCCTCGTGCGCGAGGCGCAGGTGATGCTGATCGCGCCCGCGACCGCGAACGTCATTGCCAAAGTTGCGCACGGTATCGCTGACGATCTGGTGACGGCTGCGGCGCTGGCCGCGCGTATCCCGATCGTGATCGCTCCGGCGATGAACGCGGCGATGTACGAGGACGCTGCGACGCAGACGAACCTGCGCGCGTTGCGCGAACGCGGATATGAGTTCGTCGATCCCGAGCGCGGGTTCTTGGCCGAGCGCGAGAGCGGCATCGGACGTTTGGCGAGTGAGGAGTCGCTGCTCGAGGCGCTGACGCGCGTGCTGAGGCGAACGCAATCGCTCGCGGGCGTGCGCGTGCTCGTGACCGCTGGTCCGACCCGCGAGGCCTTCGACCCGATTCGGTTCGTCAGCAATGCGTCGACCGGATCGACCGGTATCGCCATCGCACGTGAAGCAGCCGCCCGCGGCGCCGACGTCGCGCTCTTACTCGGCCCGACGCTCCTCGAGCCCCCGCCCGGGGTGAGCACCTATCGCTTCAACACGGCGCAGGAACTGCTCGACCTCGCGCTCGAGCACGGCGCACGGGTGGATTTGGTCGTTGCCAGCGCGGCCGTGTCGGACTGGCGTCCGCAGACTCGCGCCGATTCGAAACTGAAGAAGACCGACGACGATTTGACGGTGCGCCTGGTGCGCAATCCCGACGTGCTGGCCGCCATCGCGCAGCGCAACGACGAGGCGTTTTTCGTGGGATTCGCGGCCGAGACCGACGAGCACGAAACCAACGCGCGTGCGAAACTCGAAGGCAAGGGGCTCGACGCGATCGTCGTCAACGACGTACGCGGCGAGCGCGGTTTCGGGACCGGTGAGAACACGCTGACGCTTCTTTGGAAGGATGGCCGCAAGGAATTGGGTACGGCAAACAAAGCGGAACTCGCGATGCGCCTGCTCGATGCGATCGAGGCGCTGCGCCGCTGA
- the panC gene encoding pantoate--beta-alanine ligase, whose product MQIAATIAQARALFDVLPRPLGFVPTMGALHEGHLALVRRARAESAAVAASVFVNPLQFAPGEDLARYPRDPEGDRAKLAQAGIDVLFAPGVEAMYPSGFSTSVDTGRLAEVFEGAIRPAHFRGVATVVCALLNVVRPDALYLGQKDAQQTAVVRRMVRDLEIPTTVVIVPTQREADGLALSSRNAYLSAEEREAAPSLHHALQAVRLAMAGGRSKADAIAAGRARLHPLARLDYLDVVDADTFDPIDSLSPPAFVIGAARFGTTRLLDNLWIE is encoded by the coding sequence GTGCAAATCGCCGCGACGATCGCGCAAGCTCGTGCGCTCTTCGACGTGCTTCCTCGCCCGCTTGGTTTCGTGCCTACGATGGGGGCCTTGCACGAGGGTCACCTGGCGCTCGTTCGACGGGCCCGGGCCGAGTCGGCCGCGGTCGCGGCGTCGGTCTTCGTCAACCCCCTCCAGTTTGCGCCGGGCGAAGATCTAGCCCGCTACCCGCGCGATCCCGAAGGCGATCGAGCCAAGCTGGCTCAGGCCGGGATCGACGTGCTCTTCGCGCCCGGCGTCGAGGCGATGTATCCGTCCGGCTTCAGCACCTCGGTCGACACCGGCCGCCTCGCAGAGGTCTTCGAGGGCGCGATCCGGCCGGCGCATTTTCGTGGGGTCGCCACCGTGGTTTGCGCGTTGCTCAATGTGGTTCGCCCCGATGCGCTCTACCTCGGACAGAAGGATGCGCAGCAGACGGCGGTCGTACGGCGAATGGTCCGCGACTTGGAGATACCGACGACCGTGGTGATCGTTCCCACGCAGCGCGAAGCCGACGGCCTCGCGCTCTCGAGCCGTAATGCCTATCTCTCCGCGGAAGAGCGGGAAGCCGCGCCGTCGCTGCACCACGCGCTTCAGGCCGTGCGCCTCGCGATGGCCGGCGGCCGTTCCAAGGCGGATGCGATCGCGGCGGGACGTGCGCGGCTACACCCGCTCGCCCGGCTCGACTACCTCGACGTCGTCGACGCCGACACGTTCGATCCGATCGATTCGCTCTCGCCGCCGGCGTTCGTCATCGGCGCGGCTCGCTTCGGCACGACGCGCCTGCTCGACAATTTGTGGATCGAGTGA
- a CDS encoding FHA domain-containing protein, with the protein MYLLEVLSGPLDGKTWTFESEITIGRDDSVAQACIALDRYVSRKHAHVRIDGENLHLTDLESRNGTKVNGEPVSGDATLEVGIPFIVGRTVLRVTRL; encoded by the coding sequence ATGTATCTGCTCGAGGTCCTGAGCGGGCCACTAGACGGGAAAACTTGGACTTTCGAGAGCGAAATCACGATCGGACGCGACGATTCGGTCGCGCAGGCGTGTATAGCCCTCGATCGTTATGTTTCCCGCAAACATGCGCACGTACGCATAGACGGCGAAAATCTTCACCTCACGGACCTGGAGAGCCGGAACGGAACCAAGGTGAACGGCGAGCCGGTGAGCGGCGATGCCACGCTCGAAGTCGGCATCCCGTTTATCGTCGGCCGCACGGTGCTGCGCGTCACGCGTCTTTAG
- a CDS encoding PilZ domain-containing protein — protein MSTQEDRSHERRFYRAVVDFPVTIIVPGHELVLVGTAIDLSRGGMRVATSTDLPAGQPIVLRFTLPESDREMLVRAKIALTFYDAASKFYAHGVAFTQYTSSDHEKIAAFVAAKETAK, from the coding sequence GTGAGTACTCAAGAGGATCGCTCGCACGAGCGCCGCTTCTATCGCGCGGTTGTGGATTTCCCGGTCACAATCATCGTTCCGGGGCATGAGTTGGTGCTGGTTGGAACGGCAATCGACCTCAGCCGCGGCGGTATGCGCGTCGCAACCTCGACCGATCTACCCGCAGGCCAACCAATCGTCTTGCGCTTCACCCTGCCGGAGAGCGATCGCGAGATGCTCGTCCGTGCGAAAATCGCGCTTACGTTTTATGACGCCGCGAGCAAATTCTACGCTCACGGCGTCGCCTTTACGCAATACACGTCGAGCGATCATGAAAAGATCGCCGCGTTCGTGGCTGCCAAAGAAACGGCGAAGTAA
- a CDS encoding methionine gamma-lyase family protein has protein sequence MIELLCERFTIGGTVREAALRAYERTRDLTYPAQAQVKVRMLRAFFDEGIDESELAGTSGYGYDDAARARYESLLARVLGAERVLARLSIVSGTHAIVTALAACVPPGKRLIAAAGAPYDTLRNAICDAPHSLTAQGAVYQEIALRDDGTPDLDAIARAAAQADAAAVFVQRSRGYAPRPSLDIAACERIAAAVKSTAPRVAVLVDNCYGELVEEAEPSEAGADLVMGSLIKNLGGSLAPGGGYIAGRSDLLERVSARLYAPGLRGALGPTLGFGRAFIQGLFLAPAIVEQTLRGLDFAAALFEELGFEVDPQPGAHRTDIVQAIRLGDPGRLLRFAGGLQSAMPVNARFRPEPGPVPGYADPVVMSSGAFVSGATIELSCDAPLRAPYEVYLQGGVVAEHAMLGVLLAAQALAAGDTAEGRGARTEKNSHR, from the coding sequence ATGATCGAATTGCTGTGCGAACGCTTTACGATCGGGGGAACGGTTCGGGAGGCCGCACTCCGCGCGTACGAACGCACGCGCGATCTCACCTATCCGGCGCAAGCACAAGTGAAAGTGCGCATGCTGCGCGCCTTTTTCGACGAAGGCATCGACGAGAGCGAACTGGCCGGAACCAGCGGCTACGGCTACGACGACGCGGCACGCGCGCGCTACGAGTCGCTGCTTGCGCGCGTCCTCGGCGCGGAGCGCGTGCTCGCGCGCCTCTCGATCGTGAGCGGTACGCATGCAATCGTGACCGCACTCGCCGCTTGCGTTCCGCCGGGAAAGCGATTGATCGCCGCCGCCGGCGCACCCTACGACACCTTGCGAAACGCGATTTGCGACGCGCCGCATTCACTGACTGCGCAGGGCGCCGTTTATCAAGAGATTGCGCTGCGCGACGATGGAACCCCGGACCTCGACGCAATCGCGCGTGCAGCGGCGCAAGCCGATGCGGCCGCGGTTTTCGTGCAGCGCTCGCGGGGTTATGCGCCGCGTCCTTCGTTGGACATTGCGGCGTGCGAACGCATCGCCGCCGCGGTCAAAAGCACCGCGCCGCGCGTCGCCGTGCTGGTCGACAACTGTTACGGCGAGCTCGTCGAGGAGGCAGAGCCGAGCGAGGCAGGCGCCGATCTGGTGATGGGCTCACTGATCAAGAATTTGGGCGGGTCGCTCGCTCCGGGAGGCGGGTATATCGCCGGCCGCTCGGATTTGCTCGAGCGGGTGAGCGCGCGCCTCTATGCTCCGGGTCTACGCGGTGCACTGGGACCAACGCTTGGATTCGGGCGCGCCTTCATTCAAGGTCTTTTCCTGGCGCCCGCGATCGTCGAACAAACCCTTCGCGGTCTCGATTTCGCCGCCGCGCTTTTCGAAGAATTGGGGTTCGAGGTCGATCCGCAGCCGGGCGCACATCGCACCGACATCGTGCAGGCGATTCGGCTGGGAGATCCCGGCCGGTTGCTGCGCTTCGCGGGCGGATTGCAGTCGGCGATGCCGGTCAACGCGCGTTTTCGTCCTGAACCGGGCCCGGTGCCGGGCTACGCCGATCCGGTCGTCATGTCGAGCGGCGCCTTCGTGAGCGGAGCGACGATCGAGCTCTCTTGTGACGCGCCGCTTCGCGCGCCGTACGAAGTCTATCTCCAAGGCGGAGTCGTCGCCGAACACGCGATGCTCGGCGTACTTCTGGCCGCGCAAGCGCTTGCTGCGGGCGATACAGCTGAAGGCCGAGGCGCGCGCACAGAGAAGAACTCCCACCGGTGA
- a CDS encoding PTS transporter subunit EIIC, whose protein sequence is MSRSSVASRPSSAGSSPFGALRAIAELAFLAATRDALPWSFGGLLAAFFAILPSVSVPGPFIGPSLGLRVSAALLPAFGIMGLVLAPTLAWFYARRAHIDTTAAIAGATLGYLLALPSYSGALLPYLRSVGPSGLFLALGACGAVALGARLARTAWIGALLTVALALALRALHVDLAAAVAQMLEPLGRLGDTYAALVVIVLVQTLLWTIGIHGPALLAAVVTPVYLTLQMQNTLAYDHHLSLPHIVVVSLFLFIFPGGAGSTLPLAALLVFSRVPRLRTVGRATIVPAVFNANEPLLFAVPVVLNPFLVPPFIVAPLLLATTTYFAVAWGWVGRPIYYVPSSVPTLISTYLSTLDVRAIALVLINVALATAAYLPFVRAYERHLQHEALEAAA, encoded by the coding sequence ATGTCGAGATCATCGGTCGCGTCGAGGCCGTCGTCCGCCGGCTCTAGCCCGTTCGGCGCGCTCAGAGCGATCGCCGAGCTTGCGTTCCTCGCCGCGACCCGCGATGCGCTCCCCTGGAGCTTCGGCGGCCTGCTCGCGGCCTTTTTCGCCATCTTGCCCTCGGTCTCGGTACCGGGGCCCTTCATCGGCCCCTCGCTCGGCTTGCGCGTTTCGGCCGCCCTTCTGCCCGCCTTCGGCATCATGGGCCTCGTGCTGGCGCCCACGCTGGCCTGGTTTTATGCCCGGCGCGCCCATATCGATACCACCGCGGCGATCGCGGGCGCGACGCTGGGTTACCTCCTCGCGCTTCCGTCATATAGCGGAGCGCTGCTTCCCTATTTGCGTTCGGTCGGCCCAAGCGGACTGTTTCTCGCGCTCGGCGCATGCGGTGCGGTTGCTCTTGGTGCGCGCCTGGCGCGCACGGCCTGGATCGGCGCGCTGCTCACCGTCGCGCTCGCGCTGGCGCTGCGCGCGCTACACGTCGACCTGGCGGCCGCGGTCGCGCAGATGCTCGAGCCGCTAGGCCGTCTGGGCGATACGTACGCGGCGCTCGTCGTCATCGTGCTGGTGCAAACGCTGCTGTGGACGATCGGCATCCACGGCCCTGCGCTGCTCGCCGCCGTTGTGACGCCGGTGTACCTCACGCTGCAAATGCAAAATACGCTCGCCTACGATCATCACCTGAGTCTACCGCACATCGTCGTGGTCTCGCTGTTTCTCTTCATCTTCCCCGGCGGGGCGGGATCCACGTTGCCGCTCGCCGCGCTGCTCGTCTTCTCGCGCGTGCCGCGACTGCGTACCGTCGGACGCGCGACGATCGTGCCGGCGGTCTTCAACGCCAACGAGCCGCTGCTCTTTGCCGTTCCGGTCGTGCTCAATCCGTTTCTGGTGCCGCCGTTCATCGTCGCGCCGCTACTGCTCGCCACGACGACATACTTTGCGGTCGCGTGGGGTTGGGTCGGGCGCCCGATCTACTACGTGCCGTCCTCGGTTCCCACCCTGATCTCGACGTATCTCTCGACGCTCGACGTACGGGCGATCGCGCTCGTCCTGATCAACGTTGCGCTCGCAACCGCGGCCTACTTGCCGTTCGTGCGCGCCTACGAGCGCCATCTGCAGCACGAAGCGCTCGAGGCGGCCGCATGA
- the lexA gene encoding transcriptional repressor LexA, which yields MTDKPATERQQRILDVIRAFTAERGYPPSVREIGERVGLSSSSTIHAHLKALERRGLILRDPTKPRALRSDLNTTRVPDSVVMPIVGKVAAGVPITAQEHLEGEFVLPASFVPRSSDAFMLRVQGDSMIEAAILDGDLIMVRPQRVARDGEIVVAMLDGEATVKRYYRENGRIRLQPENRSMAPIYASDVEIIGRVEAVVRRL from the coding sequence TTGACCGACAAACCTGCCACGGAGCGACAGCAGCGCATCCTCGATGTGATCCGCGCCTTCACCGCCGAGCGCGGCTACCCGCCCTCGGTGCGGGAAATCGGCGAGCGCGTCGGCCTTTCGTCCTCGTCCACGATCCATGCCCACCTCAAGGCCCTGGAACGCCGGGGCCTGATCCTGCGCGATCCCACCAAGCCGCGCGCTCTTCGCTCGGATCTCAACACGACGCGAGTGCCCGATAGCGTGGTAATGCCGATCGTCGGGAAGGTCGCGGCCGGCGTACCGATCACCGCTCAGGAACATCTCGAGGGTGAATTCGTCCTGCCGGCATCCTTCGTGCCGCGCTCGTCCGACGCGTTTATGCTGCGCGTGCAGGGCGACTCGATGATCGAGGCCGCGATCTTGGATGGCGACCTGATCATGGTCCGCCCGCAGCGCGTCGCGCGCGACGGCGAGATCGTGGTCGCGATGCTCGACGGCGAGGCTACCGTCAAGCGCTACTACCGTGAGAATGGACGCATCCGGCTGCAGCCGGAGAATCGCAGCATGGCGCCAATCTACGCGAGCGATGTCGAGATCATCGGTCGCGTCGAGGCCGTCGTCCGCCGGCTCTAG
- a CDS encoding LysM peptidoglycan-binding domain-containing protein, with the protein MPAIVLAALSLSVTLPALSSMHLYAATAQRYATITVQPGDTLWSIASAHTSSSGDVQETIDRISATNHLQASMLMPGEKLRIPVLR; encoded by the coding sequence ATGCCGGCGATCGTGCTCGCCGCGCTCAGCCTCTCGGTGACGCTGCCCGCACTGTCCAGCATGCATCTCTACGCGGCAACCGCGCAGCGATACGCAACGATCACCGTGCAGCCCGGCGATACGCTTTGGTCGATCGCGTCGGCTCACACCAGCTCGAGTGGTGACGTGCAGGAGACGATCGATCGGATCAGCGCGACGAATCACCTGCAAGCCTCGATGCTCATGCCCGGCGAGAAACTCCGCATACCTGTCCTTCGATAA
- a CDS encoding TonB-dependent receptor → MLLVAFLFQGTWALAGTTGGLSGTVTNEAGAPVAGAAVKVTSASQIASTTTDASGHFVFLSLAPDTYTVSIEKDQFNPISLAGVTVFADQTQTLAFTMHPALKEIAHVTSTAAGALVKAGTTSDVYSVNAATAAKVTGLGGGGGLDNAYSAIATMPGAYVPVGQMGWYQSVYIRGGDYDQVGYEVDGVPVNRSFDNYPSNTATSLGQQEVQVYTGAAPADAQGQGLAGYINQVIKTGTYPGYASTDLGIGFPTFYHKANVEVGGASPDRLFSYYAGFGGYNNNDREYDQFDGASITNTYGDLFLPCPPTASPTLPSCYVNGNYMSGSPGGVETPGFALAPFYTDGLSSIYDRDNVVNFHFGIPHKHDGGRDDIQLMYETSQINQYYANSVDDFALFTNPAFAGYFPTNSSGQIAIPYPSGLVYTGAINQPVNLATVGSQLSTYNFPFQSTGATLPNNTRDNEGIGDAIIKVQFQKNFGSNAYLRVYGYTDYSNWLNYGPSTGTLGYYIYNGEIPPDYQVSSHTRGVSAEFADQLNPENLAQVQLSYTTATSERAYDNTVFDSPYVQMATLVSSANPDSGICYTAALAPTGCSVAQGYAPSYFSPSGVSTACGTVLPGPPPTTVTNNCLPAAAPAGYEYLATENGFDGEYNTVTPRFSSGSITDNWDPTDKLHVNVGVHYDNYTFVPDPTDYGARPFWFNAWNNEMCYNTAQPGSSAVALPTVTPTENAQNGGCTSEPGFGPSWVPATLSDTVNTASFPVWQPRVGLTYTLNPLNVIRASYGRYDQAPNTAFEQYNVLQQDLPDYLGPTFFAYGRTSSTYPIQPEVSNNYDLSLEHQFKGSDWSFKLTPFYRKTQDQIEQFYLNVKTNFVSGLNIGSQTNEGFEFELQKGDFARDGLSGLLSFTYTNAYVTYGALSTGASVLTSINNNIQAYNDMTSACATGTASAKLCGTGTTTPSGVAVAPCYAPVPVGAPAGTTGTPIASAASCTAADVANPYWNASPQALLNPTGNYSPYDLFPYIPGAGSYSSFVTPYTATLVLNYKKGKFAITPALQFSAGNRYGYPLAETGYDPSSCGTPTAFPIGSVYYGSAGGYGSAADPSTCGAELDIPDISTGKFDDIGAFITPSRYTLSTQLTYDLSPRITVVATLANIFDICSGGTKAPWTENTPGLPSKAICGYGPSVQTEYGFAPGNLSALTSTGAQLAQPIGSYAYAPFVGSLPFNAYVDFRIRL, encoded by the coding sequence GTGCTTCTCGTCGCATTTCTGTTTCAGGGAACATGGGCACTGGCAGGAACGACGGGCGGCCTGAGCGGCACGGTCACCAACGAGGCGGGGGCACCGGTTGCTGGAGCGGCCGTCAAGGTCACTTCGGCATCGCAAATCGCCTCCACCACGACGGACGCTTCTGGCCACTTCGTGTTTCTCTCGCTCGCACCGGACACATATACGGTGTCGATCGAGAAAGATCAATTCAATCCGATCTCACTCGCGGGCGTCACGGTCTTCGCAGACCAAACCCAGACGCTCGCGTTTACGATGCATCCGGCGCTGAAAGAAATCGCGCACGTCACCTCGACTGCGGCCGGCGCGCTCGTCAAGGCGGGCACGACCTCCGACGTCTATTCGGTGAACGCAGCGACCGCGGCCAAGGTCACGGGCCTGGGCGGCGGCGGCGGCCTCGATAACGCTTACTCGGCCATCGCCACGATGCCGGGTGCGTACGTTCCGGTCGGCCAAATGGGCTGGTACCAGAGCGTATACATCCGCGGCGGCGACTACGACCAAGTGGGTTACGAAGTCGACGGCGTTCCGGTCAACCGTTCGTTCGACAACTATCCGTCGAACACGGCGACCTCGCTCGGACAGCAAGAAGTCCAAGTGTACACCGGCGCAGCGCCGGCGGACGCACAAGGACAAGGTCTTGCCGGGTACATCAACCAGGTCATCAAGACCGGTACCTATCCGGGCTATGCTTCAACCGATCTCGGCATCGGCTTCCCGACGTTCTATCACAAGGCGAACGTCGAAGTCGGAGGAGCCTCACCGGACCGGCTCTTCTCGTACTACGCCGGATTCGGCGGCTACAACAACAACGATCGCGAGTACGATCAGTTCGACGGCGCGTCGATCACCAACACGTACGGCGACCTGTTCCTGCCGTGTCCCCCAACCGCATCGCCGACGCTGCCGTCGTGCTACGTAAACGGGAACTACATGTCCGGCTCGCCCGGCGGCGTCGAGACGCCCGGGTTCGCGTTGGCTCCGTTCTACACCGACGGTCTATCGTCGATCTACGATCGTGACAACGTCGTCAATTTCCACTTCGGCATCCCGCACAAACACGACGGCGGGCGTGACGACATCCAGTTGATGTACGAAACCTCGCAGATCAACCAGTACTACGCGAACTCGGTCGACGACTTCGCGCTCTTTACCAACCCGGCGTTTGCGGGGTACTTCCCCACCAACTCGAGCGGGCAGATCGCAATTCCCTACCCGTCGGGATTGGTCTACACCGGCGCGATAAACCAGCCGGTCAATCTCGCCACCGTCGGTTCGCAACTCTCAACCTACAACTTCCCCTTCCAGTCAACCGGCGCGACGCTTCCGAACAACACGCGCGATAACGAGGGCATCGGTGATGCCATCATCAAGGTGCAGTTCCAGAAGAACTTCGGTTCCAATGCGTACTTGCGCGTCTACGGCTACACCGATTACTCGAACTGGCTCAACTACGGGCCTTCGACAGGCACCTTAGGATACTACATCTACAACGGCGAGATTCCGCCGGACTACCAAGTCAGCTCGCATACGCGCGGCGTAAGCGCGGAGTTCGCGGATCAGTTGAATCCGGAGAACCTCGCACAGGTGCAACTGTCGTACACGACGGCCACCTCGGAACGCGCTTACGACAACACGGTGTTCGATAGCCCGTACGTCCAGATGGCGACGCTGGTAAGCTCGGCCAATCCGGACTCGGGCATCTGCTACACGGCAGCCCTCGCACCAACGGGATGCAGCGTTGCGCAAGGCTACGCTCCCTCGTATTTCTCGCCGTCCGGAGTCTCGACGGCGTGCGGAACGGTCCTCCCGGGCCCGCCGCCGACAACGGTCACCAACAACTGCCTCCCGGCGGCAGCGCCGGCCGGATACGAGTATCTGGCGACGGAGAACGGATTCGACGGTGAGTACAACACCGTGACGCCGCGCTTCTCGTCGGGCTCGATCACCGACAATTGGGATCCGACCGACAAACTGCACGTCAACGTCGGCGTGCACTACGACAACTACACGTTCGTTCCCGATCCCACTGATTACGGCGCTCGTCCGTTCTGGTTCAACGCCTGGAACAACGAGATGTGCTACAACACGGCTCAACCGGGTAGTTCAGCGGTTGCGCTTCCCACCGTCACCCCGACGGAGAACGCACAGAACGGCGGCTGTACGAGCGAACCGGGCTTCGGGCCAAGTTGGGTACCGGCAACGCTCTCCGACACGGTCAACACGGCTTCGTTCCCCGTGTGGCAGCCGCGCGTCGGTCTGACCTACACGCTCAACCCGCTCAACGTCATCCGCGCCAGCTACGGTCGCTACGACCAGGCGCCGAACACGGCGTTCGAGCAGTACAACGTGTTGCAGCAAGACCTTCCGGACTATCTCGGGCCGACGTTCTTCGCCTACGGGCGCACGAGCTCGACCTATCCGATCCAACCGGAAGTCTCGAACAACTACGACCTCTCCCTGGAGCATCAGTTCAAGGGAAGCGACTGGTCCTTCAAGCTGACGCCGTTCTACCGGAAGACGCAAGACCAGATCGAACAGTTCTATTTGAACGTGAAGACCAACTTCGTTTCCGGTCTGAACATCGGATCGCAGACGAATGAAGGCTTCGAGTTCGAACTGCAAAAGGGCGACTTCGCACGCGACGGACTCTCGGGTCTGCTCTCGTTCACGTACACGAACGCGTACGTGACCTACGGTGCGCTCTCGACCGGCGCGTCGGTGCTAACGTCGATCAACAACAACATCCAGGCCTACAACGACATGACGTCGGCCTGCGCGACCGGAACCGCATCGGCGAAACTGTGCGGTACGGGAACGACGACGCCGAGCGGCGTCGCGGTCGCGCCGTGCTACGCACCTGTGCCGGTGGGAGCGCCGGCAGGTACAACGGGAACGCCGATCGCGAGTGCGGCATCCTGTACGGCCGCCGACGTTGCCAACCCATACTGGAACGCTTCACCGCAAGCGCTCCTGAATCCAACCGGCAACTACTCGCCGTACGACCTGTTCCCGTACATTCCGGGTGCAGGCAGCTACAGCTCGTTCGTGACGCCGTACACGGCGACGCTGGTGCTCAACTACAAGAAGGGCAAGTTCGCAATCACGCCCGCACTGCAGTTCAGCGCCGGCAACCGGTACGGCTATCCTCTCGCAGAGACAGGGTACGATCCCTCGAGCTGCGGCACTCCAACCGCATTCCCGATCGGCTCTGTTTACTACGGATCCGCCGGCGGTTACGGCAGCGCTGCCGATCCGTCGACGTGCGGAGCCGAACTCGACATCCCCGACATCTCGACGGGTAAGTTCGACGACATCGGCGCGTTCATCACCCCGTCGCGGTATACGCTGAGCACGCAGCTCACGTACGATCTCAGCCCGCGCATCACCGTCGTGGCGACGCTCGCAAATATCTTCGATATCTGCAGCGGCGGCACGAAGGCCCCGTGGACCGAGAACACACCGGGACTCCCATCCAAGGCGATCTGCGGGTACGGACCTAGCGTCCAGACCGAATACGGGTTCGCCCCTGGAAACTTGTCCGCACTCACGTCGACCGGCGCTCAGCTTGCGCAACCAATCGGTTCGTACGCCTACGCGCCATTCGTCGGGTCTCTCCCCTTCAACGCCTACGTCGATTTCCGGATCAGACTGTAG